AGTCAGACGTACTACCTTCTAAGTGGGAAGTACCGATCGTGGGAAAAGCCGAGGGatgttttgaaaaagaaactACAGAAATATGTTAACCAAATTAGGGACATGCATTTCGCGACTAGCCATTTCAACGCCGAACAGAAAGAATCTGAAGATCCCATCGAAATTGGAGAGTTCCTTGGTGAGTGGTGGAAAACGCAATTCAATTCCGTGTACCTTCCCTATTTACCTGCTCATATAACCAGGCCGAAGGAGTACATACGGTTATACCAAGTGACGCTAACTTCTAGgtgcatttttcatttgcccCCCGGGTTCACTCTCAAGGCGCTGCCCCTCTTCGACCTGGGCAGCTGCGGAGTGGCCATCGGCGGGCTCACCAGCGTCCTCTCCCGCTTTAAGCTCCACTGCATGGTGCCGCTGGAGGAGGGCCAGGAGGGGTAAGCAGAAGCGGTAGGAAAGGAGGAGAGGAGGACATGCGGAGAGACCTCTCTTGGGAGAACCACCCAAATGGTCACAGCGCAGAAGTGGTTCCGCAGGAATGGCTAtcttgcttcttttttttttttttatattattttatcttccAGCAAACATAGTTGTGTCTGCGTGGTTGCGTCTGCGCGGTGGTGACTGTTTAGAAAAAGGCTGTGGAAGCGCCGCGATGCGGCAAAATTCGGCCCCGCTAAGCATTTTCACCTGCACAGTTCAGGCAAGTCGCGCGGCGATAACGGCAGCGATAACGGCATCGCTACGTCTTCACAATCTGGACCGCCATGATGCTGACGCGCGCCCGCGAGCAGGCACTCTCGCCGCCCAGGCAAGTGGACGTGAGGACGAGGGCCCGGTTCGTCACCTGCACGCGGTCAGTGGCGACGAAGACCTCGTCTGGGCCAAGGTCCACCCCCTTTATGATGGGAACGCCATTCAGCTCGACGAAGGCCTTCTGCTTCTCAGGGGAAGTTTTATTCCCCACTAGCACCTGCACAAAGTAGGTGCCATTTTCTTGCATCTGAAACTTCCAGAAGTTGGTCTGGCAATCCAGTTGGGAAATGCAATTTTGGCTAGCCGAGGCGGGGGGGAATTCTATCCCCCCGGAGTAAATCCCATTGAATGAGGAGGAGTCCCCCCTAAGCAGCGTCGGTTCTtccaacgggggggaagtgtagctaggagaaggagaggaaaaagaggacGAAGGAGAAACCTCCCTCTTCCATCCGTAGGCAACGCTTCCGTAGCTGGTGAACTCTCTCCCTGAGTCTACTAGAAAGCCGTTCGTTGGAGCCAAATGGTCCCTCGGCTTGAACACAATGGAGTAGCTGCTTGGCGCGGCTTCTGCGTGGGCCCCGCGCGGACCCCCCCCGAACCCTGACGCACTGGAGAGGGAAAATGAGAAGTTGGCCCTACTGGTGGAGCTATCGCTATCGCCATCGCCATCGCTACTGGTGGAGCTACCGCTACCGCTACCGCCACCACCCCGACTGAGAGACAGGACGTTGTTCTGGAGAGCCCCCACGAAGTTGGCCCGCCCGCCGCGCACCACAACGAGGAAGTGGCAGCTGCCCTCCCCCTCACGGCTGCACACCCCCGCGTGTACGGCCGCCCCACATACGGCAGAATCTGTGGAATAAACATCTGACCCGTAAATGACTCCCCCATTGGAGCTGCTCAAGCAGGGGCGGGGACAAATGGCCAGAAATTTGCTCCCCTTCGTTAAGGGCATAACATCTGGGAGGGACTCCAACCTACGATCACACTCGGTGATGTCTATAACAGCATGGTGCGTCATGTAGTCGTCTTCCATCATCTGGCATGTGCTTCCAATTACCTCGAAAGAACCTCCTGTATTTTCACTTGCCCGTTCGTACATGTCTCTCACTTCTACCTTAACAGAGGTGGTGATGATTGGGTGTTCTAGCCTAGTCGTGTTCTGCCCCATATTGTGCGTATGCAGAATTGGTATGATCACCTCCTCATCGGTATCGAATTGGAGAGCTACTTCGGAGGGCCAAGACAGCAGGTCGTCTCTGGGCTTAAACCTAAACTTGGTAATTTGTACGGGCTTATTGAAGAAGATCTTTATAAACTGACCTATAGATCCGCTAGACGTTTTCCACGTGTGGTTCTTCTTATCCCTATGGTAGGTGCTCAGCCCGGCTAGACAATCAAATTCGGGAGAGAGACTACTCGACGATGTGCACTCTTTGAAGACCTCATTCTGTGGGTTTGATAGCACCTCCTCATCTCCAGAACAAATCGTTGGTAGGATTTTCCTCCCTTGTGAGATAACCCAAAAGGGAATTCCCTTCAAAACGTCAACCTTTAGGAGAGCCCCACTCTTCAGAGGAATGAACTTGAGCTTATAGATTCTCTTTTCCTTCGTCTCTCTGTGAATCACCTCTACACTGTCGTCCGTTTCAAATGCTTTCCACGTCGCTCCATCTTTGGAGGGACTCAAGGGGAAGGTTTCCCCCACCGGTGAAGCGATGAATAGGTTGCAACCCGTGTTCATAGATACGGAGAAGTGCGAAAAATGGGGTCTAGAACCCGTTTTGAGTAGATGCAAGTTCAGGTACTTACTGGGCACGCTGCTAATCACCCAGTTGGCGTCGTCCATAAATATTTGCTCCTCTGTGTGAACTACTCCAATGGAAAACAGGTCTGCATCTACTGCGGAGAATCGAACAGGCGGGACTGCGTTATCCTGGAAGAGGTAGCTGCTCTGGATGGGCTGCTTGTCGATGCGGCTGGACTGCCAAAGGAGCGAGAAGGACgccgctgcgggggggtccccaaaagggggggattCCTTGAGAGAGTCACCCCCCCCACGCAggaactcccccccctcgaaCTTCAAATGAGACGAGTGAGACACCTCCAAGACGAAGCtgctcttctcccccccgacCAGCTCGATCGGCTTGGACACCTTAACCACGTTGCTCGGTTCGTCATTCATTTCGGCCAAGGGGGACGCTCCCCCGTGGAGGTTCCGCAAGGGAGGTTTGCCCCCCCCAGGGAGCTCCACTGAAGAATGGTCCTCCCTTCCAAAGGTAAGTACCTCTTCtactgctccccccccttcgttCCCACCTGAAGCGGCAAAACCATGTGAGAGGACTACCCTTCCGTTTAAGAGCAACCTCGCGTAGCAGTTCGTCTCGAATGTAAAAGTGTATACACCACTGTGCGGAATCATGAGGTACCCCTCATAGCGCAGGGAGTACCTATAAGGAGAGATCATCTCGGATGGTCCCCTATTGCTGTAGGCGAAGCTGATTTTCTTCTCCACTTTACTCTCCACTGGGGTTCCTTCCAAAAAGGGGTTATTAAAATAGGACACCTTGAGCCCATCGCTGTGTGGCTCCTTTTCATAACCAGCCCAACGCTCACAGTTTTCTTTTACATCTACGAACCCGTCCCTTTCTCGTTTCATCTCCCCTTGTACTTTGCCCATTACACTTCTCGTCGCATCTAAATCGTTGGCGTTATCTTCAATTCGCTTTAGAGATTCTACGCTCGTTTGAACCCACTGGTTGATTCTTCCTATTCGCGAGCCTACCACTTGGTGCTTGCTCCCACACACGGAATTGTATTTGCTGAGCATGCTGTGCACGCGACTGTTTAGCACGTGCAGTCGATCCTTTAACCTGTCTGCTTCTACCGACTTGTCTTCGAACACCTTCTTCGCGTGCAGCCTCAGCTTGTCGTAGCTCACTGCGTTGGCGCAGTAGTCCCAGTCGCGGGACCCCTTCCCCAGCAGCTGCACTTCTACGTAGCACCATTCTCgccctgcagggggggggagcggcatgtttgggggtgaagcggcgtAGGGGCAGTGtaaggggggaggcagcgTAGGGGGAGCGTAAGTGGGAAGTTTACGGCGAGAGGTTCCTCCCCTCTGCAGAGTAAAGCGGGGGGGATGCTGCCCAGCCCCGCTACCCTCGCCGATCCGCTCCGCCACTCCATCGCTGCACTAGGTTGACGAACCGCTGGTCCCGTCGGGCGAAGTCGCGCTGGTGCAGTCCGTGTAGGTCTGGTCGTCGTGCAGGAAGGCAGCGGCGCACAGCCGCCCGTCCAGGGTCCTCCTGTGCTGCTGCCTGAACTCCGTTATCCTCTCCAGGGCGCTCGCGGGATCCCTCCCGAGCACCGAGATGCTCTTCAGCACGCAGCAACAAAACAGGGCCAAGTAGGTGGTCTTTGCCATTGCTCCTTCTTTTGGGGGAGGTGCGTGCAGGCGGTCACCGGTGGGTCCTTCGCGGGGGGCGAAaaggcaacaaaaaaaaacaaaaaaaaaacaaaaaaaaaacaaaaaaaaaacaaaaaaaaaacaaaaaaaaaacaaaaaaaaaacaaaaaaaaaacaaaaaaaaaacaaaaaaaaaacaaaaaaaaaacaaaaaaaaaacaaaaaaaaaacaaaaaaaacaaaacaaaaaaaaaccaaaacaaTAAGTCGAAGCGATAACCTCAGCTTTGTGACGGTTCGTCGCTGCTACTTTTTCGAAAAGGCGCAACTCGCAGTTTTAACAAATCAGTGAGACAAAATGAGGACTCGATGGAActtcaatttgaagaagacgCGGGGGTGAGTAGAAGCGATGTTGAAGACGTGCAGGGCCCGTCAGCGTGTGCGACTCTGCCCAGCAGCCCGGCGCAGCTGACCTCCCCCGCGGACGTTTTTCTTCCTGCAGGTGTTCATCCCCGGCTTGGTGGCAGCTGTACATACACCGCATCGCagccaggaaaaaaaaaaaataaacaagcGGAGCAAATAAAGGGAACATATAAGAGCACCACCTGGGGTGCCCCCCGCAGGGTCTTTCTTCTAACGCGGCTGCTCCATTTCATGTCGGGCCAGCTTAGCCACCCCCTAACATCGTACCGGTGCAGAGCAACCGCTTCTAACCTTTTGCtcaaattttgtttctttaaaAGCGAAGGGGAGTATACTCCCTTGGGGTTACTTCTCACGCCGCGTCggctcgaaaaaaaaaaaaaaaaaaaaggggcgacgCGCTGGTGTGGaggtgtaaataaaaaaaaaaaaaaaacacttcagACAAGCAGAGGCTACGCAGTATGAACAGCGAAGGTGCACGTACACATGGACGGACGTGGCTACAAATGTGCGCGTCGGTGGGCGGTGAAGCTAAATCAACCGCGCGGAGGAAAGCGATGTGATGCGATGCGATGTGATGCGATGCGATGTGATGCGATGCGATGTGATGCGATGCGATGTGATGCATTGCGATGTGATGCATTGCGATGCGTTGCGTTGCGTTGCGTTCCGATGCGAGGTGGGGGGAGGAATTGGCACGCCCCTCTACGCGCTGTGTCCTGCTCGGCACCCCTCTAAAGCAGCGCTGCGCGCGGCGTGTGAGCAACAAGTTGGCGTGCGCGAGGCAGTCCCTGGAGTggggttgtttttttttgttttttttttatcccccccttctgcccACCTCACATGAGCTGCTCCTGCGGGGCGGAGTCCTGGTCAAAGTTGAAGACGGTCTTCACCTGGCCGTCATCATAATACTTGGTAACCTCATATGGCTTGAACTGCTCATCGGGGTCTCCACACTCGCAGGGGTCCACTCTCGTGACGAAGGCATTGCACCACTCAGAGTtaccttccccctttgtccTTCGTCGAAACACATTCGGAGAGGTCTTTATGGGAATGGACTGAAACGCGCTGTTGTATGCGAAGAGAGCATTGGAAACAGCCACCACTCCGGGGTCGATTCCCTGTCCGGCGTCGTCTGCACAGTAGGGAGCTCCATCTACAAAAAGTAACGGGGCGTTGTTGTTCATTTCGTGGCCACTTAACCCGGTTCCCATCATGTTCATGTTGCCACACTGGTTGGGTACGTACTGGGATGGGTCGTTTCCCCCGCTGCCAACGCTGCTGACGCTGTGGACCATGTTCATGCTGTGTAGGGACGATGGCCCCCCTCCATGTGCGTAGGCATTTGTACTTATCGCC
Above is a genomic segment from Plasmodium vivax chromosome 2, whole genome shotgun sequence containing:
- a CDS encoding hypothetical protein, conserved (encoded by transcript PVX_081335A), whose product is MLSSAAPKRYKFDQRGNLTEVNFLACKSVVPPRTYVHSKNSLTCSTSVIPELHQTAHHCKGRSGANGTSGTNGKSGSTSKMAMSQENIFEAEAINGAPYCADDAGQGIDPGVVAVSNALFAYNSAFQSIPIKTSPNVFRRRTKGEGNSEWCNAFVTRVDPCECGDPDEQFKPYEVTKYYDDGQVKTVFNFDQDSAPQEQLM
- a CDS encoding mRNA cleavage factor-like protein, putative (encoded by transcript PVX_081325A), translated to MLTSSGASSGGHAGQASPANAATPGSAANPANAATPGSAATPANAATLASREAKAEWLVYPQANYEFNIDEKLKSKFVMDADKCKKRINTYNQNGIRSSALAIILCHRYEYPHLLLLQNVESQTYYLLSGKYRSWEKPRDVLKKKLQKYVNQIRDMHFATSHFNAEQKESEDPIEIGEFLGEWWKTQFNSVYLPYLPAHITRPKEYIRLYQVTLTSRCIFHLPPGFTLKALPLFDLGSCGVAIGGLTSVLSRFKLHCMVPLEEGQEG
- a CDS encoding hypothetical protein, conserved (encoded by transcript PVX_081330A), which translates into the protein MAKTTYLALFCCCVLKSISVLGRDPASALERITEFRQQHRRTLDGRLCAAAFLHDDQTYTDCTSATSPDGTSGREWCYVEVQLLGKGSRDWDYCANAVSYDKLRLHAKKVFEDKSVEADRLKDRLHVLNSRVHSMLSKYNSVCGSKHQVVGSRIGRINQWVQTSVESLKRIEDNANDLDATRSVMGKVQGEMKRERDGFVDVKENCERWAGYEKEPHSDGLKVSYFNNPFLEGTPVESKVEKKISFAYSNRGPSEMISPYRYSLRYEGYLMIPHSGVYTFTFETNCYARLLLNGRVVLSHGFAASGGNEGGGAVEEVLTFGREDHSSVELPGGGKPPLRNLHGGASPLAEMNDEPSNVVKVSKPIELVGGEKSSFVLEVSHSSHLKFEGGEFLRGGGDSLKESPPFGDPPAAASFSLLWQSSRIDKQPIQSSYLFQDNAVPPVRFSAVDADLFSIGVVHTEEQIFMDDANWVISSVPSKYLNLHLLKTGSRPHFSHFSVSMNTGCNLFIASPVGETFPLSPSKDGATWKAFETDDSVEVIHRETKEKRIYKLKFIPLKSGALLKVDVLKGIPFWVISQGRKILPTICSGDEEVLSNPQNEVFKECTSSSSLSPEFDCLAGLSTYHRDKKNHTWKTSSGSIGQFIKIFFNKPVQITKFRFKPRDDLLSWPSEVALQFDTDEEVIIPILHTHNMGQNTTRLEHPIITTSVKVEVRDMYERASENTGGSFEVIGSTCQMMEDDYMTHHAVIDITECDRRLESLPDVMPLTKGSKFLAICPRPCLSSSNGGVIYGSDVYSTDSAVCGAAVHAGVCSREGEGSCHFLVVVRGGRANFVGALQNNVLSLSRGGGGSGSGSSTSSDGDGDSDSSTSRANFSFSLSSASGFGGGPRGAHAEAAPSSYSIVFKPRDHLAPTNGFLVDSGREFTSYGSVAYGWKREVSPSSSFSSPSPSYTSPPLEEPTLLRGDSSSFNGIYSGGIEFPPASASQNCISQLDCQTNFWKFQMQENGTYFVQVLVGNKTSPEKQKAFVELNGVPIIKGVDLGPDEVFVATDRVQVTNRALVLTSTCLGGESACSRARVSIMAVQIVKT